The nucleotide window TTCAGAAGCATCTCCTTCTAAGATGGGTTCAATGCGTTTGAACTGTTCATCTACTTTATTGGCCAACTCTTCGTACACCGCATATTGCTGTTCGGTGGGACGCCCATCACCAGAGCCAACGGTGTTCGCAAGCGAAGCCAGCTTATTGTTTAGTTTGATGGGGTAGTTCAGCACATCCTGGAACGACTCGGCCTTGGTTTGCATCAGCTCCCCTTCAACGTCAGAAAGCGTAGTCAGCATAGCATCAACACGTTCTTGTACTTCTTGATTATTGGAGTAATCCGATTTTATGCCATTCAACTCTTCCCGCACTTCGCGAATACGGTTGATGGTTTTGTGTGTTGTGTCCAGCTTGCTAATAATCGTCTCATGCAGGTCGAACTGCGCCTCAAAATCATCCTGTGTAACATCAATACGCGGATCCTTGGTGATCTCAAACTGTTGGCTCATCAGTGTTTGATCATCAACAATTAAGCGAACCTCGTACGTACCGGGCACGGCCGAAGGACCATCGGTAGAACCGGCCCATAAAATTTGTCGTCCATCAAGGTCAGCTGCACCGGGGTATTCCATATTCCAAACAAAGGTATTTTGTCCCTGTTTGGTGGTAAGTACATCAGAAGGGACCTCGTTTTCTTTTTCATGGAATTCCTCGGATTCTTTTACTTCATTGCCATCTAAATCTTCCTTATTAGAAAAGGTACGAATGACATCGCCGTCCGATTCAGCAAATTGTAGTTCCACCTCCTGATCAGAAATTTCCGTATTGAGATTGTAGTGGACTACCACGCCATCTTTGGGATTTTCGCCCAGTGTTTGTCCGGGTTCAGGTTCGGTGTGATTTCCAAACAGATAGGTTGTTTCCGGTTGATAGAGATAGTAGTCAGATTCGGTAACATTTTCTCCCAACTGATGTAGTACTGATAAATCATCCAGTACCCAGAACGAACGACCCTGCGTTGCTACAACTAAATCTTTGTCGCGTTTGTGAATTGTTAGATCAGTGATAGGCACAGCAGGCAAGTTGAGCTGAAGCGGCTGCCAGAGTTCACCATCATTGAACGAAATATAAACGCCCGTTTCGGTTCCGGCATAAAGTAACCCTTCTTTATTGGGATCTTCGCGAATCACGCGCGTGAAATCTTTGCTGGGAATACCAGTAGTAATCTTGGTCCAGCTTTTTCCGTAATCATCCGTTTTGTAAAGCATCGGCTGAAAGTCATCAAACTTATAACGCGTGGCAGCCAGGTATGCTGTACCTGCATCATGAGGGGATGGATCAATGATGCTGGCCATCGCTTCGGGCATACCTTTTGGTGTTACTTCGGTCCAGCTGTCACCATTATCGCGACTTACATGAATAAGCCCATCGTCGGCACCCGTCCATAGAACACCCGGCTCAACCGGTGATTCAGCAAAAGTGAAAATGGTATTATAATACTCAACACTGGTATCATCTTTGGTAATCGGTCCGCCCGATTCTCCCTGCTTAGACTTATCATTTCGCGTTAAATCTTTGCTGATGGTATCCCAGCTCATGCCCTCATTATCGGACCGATGTACAAACTGCGAAGTGGCATATAGGATATCCGGGTTGTGAGGTGAAATATAAATGGGGAAGGTCCATTGGAAACGATATTTCAGATCCTCGGCACCGGCGCCCATGGGATTGTCAGGCCACACATCAATACGATCGCTTTGATCCGTAAAGTCGTTAAATTTATTAAAGTATCCACCGTAACTACCACCATAGGTTACATTGGGATTTTCTGGATCAGGGGCAATATAGCCACTTTCTCCACCGGCTACGGGATGCCAGTCGCGGGTTTCAATACCGTAGTCGGCCGTGCGACTTTTGATGCCTACTGTACTGTTATCTTGCTGGGCTCCATAAATGCGGTAGGGAAATTCATTATCGGTAATTACCTGGTAAAACTGTGCGGTAGCATATTTGTGGTATTCTGACCAGCTTTTTCCTTCGTTATAGGAAACCTGTCCACCGCCGTCATCAGCTATCACCATACGATCGCCATCATTTGGATCGATCCAGAGATCATGATGATCGCCGTGGGGGGTACCAATACGATCAAACGATTCACCGCCGTCGGTAGATTTATAGAATCCTACATTTAGAACGTACACTTCATCTTCGTCCTCGGTATCAGCTACAATATGAGTATAGTACCAGGCGCGTTGACGAAGATTTCGCTCGCTGTTGACACGGTTCCAGGTTTTGCCGCTGTCATCAGAGCGAAAGACACCACCATTATCACTTTCAATAATGGTCCAAACGCGATCGGGGTTAACTGGAGAAATAGCTACACCAATTTTGCCCATTAGTCCCTTGGGCATACCAGGACGTTCAGAAATATTGGTCCATGTTTCTCCTCCATCAGTACTTTTATAAAGACCACTACCTTCACCACCGCTGGACATCTCCCACGGATTGCGGTAGGCCTCCCAAAGAGAAGCGTACAAAATATTGGGATTAGTGGGGTCAACTTCGACATCAACAGCGCCGGTAAATTTATTATGATACAGCACTTTTTCCCAGTTGTCGCCGCCATCTGTGGTTTTATAGACGCCGCGTTCTTCATTACCTTCGGTGCCAAATGCATGGCCCATTACCGCTACCCACGCGACATCTTCGTTTTTGGGATGGACTGCAATTTCACCAATAAAATGAGATTCTGGTAGACCAATGTGCTCCCAGTTTTTTCCGCCGTCCGTCGTTTTGTACATACCATCTCCCGCAGACATATTTCCACGGATGCATGTTTCTCCCATCCCTGCATAAATAACATTACTGTTGGAGGGTGCTGCTGTCAGGGCACCTACGGATCCCGTTTTAAAATCCCCGTCTGATACGTTCATCCAGTTTTTTCCGCCATCGGTTGTTTTATATACCCCACCGCCGGTAAATCCGGTATAATAGGTATCTGGTTGGTCCGGATGGCCGGTTACAGCCACCGATCGTCCACCGCGAAAGGGTCCGATATTTCTGTATTCTAAATTTTGCAGATAGGGTGCCTCAAACGAGACCTCATCAATGCCTTCAGCTTGATCTGATCCACCAAAGCGTTGAGCTTCGGCAGAGAATGAAATCCCCATAAAAAGCAGAGCAACAATGGTTGCCATGCCCCATTTGAACTTTTTATTACATCGTAACATATATCCCTGTTTTGTGTTGAAGTTAGTTGATCCCATCATAGAAAAAGCAATGTATAAAAAATGAATTACCGTATTAGGTAAAATCTTGTGAAGAAATTTTTGTAGGATAGATTGAAATCCCCGGCAAGATGGGTTTACCGGGGAAGTAGTTGTTGCTTATTGATAGGCCTCGTTTTGGTCTAAATTATCGTTGGCATCGATGTCGCGCGATGGGATTGGAAATACCAAACGACCGGGATTATCGAGTGATACCGGGTCGCTGTTTGAACGATCTATATTTGTGAGTACGGTGGTTGCGCGTCCTGTGCGGACCAAATCATGCCAGCGGTGTCCTTCTTCGATAAATTCAATGCCGCGTTCTTTTTCAATAGCTTGAAGAACTTCTTCTGGTTCGTCAACCCCGGTACCGGTGGTATCCTGGAGGCCGGCTCGATTACGGATTTCGTTCAGATCCGACAAAGCACCTGTCAAGTTGGGTGTTTGCTGTCGGGCACGAGCCTCGGCACGGTTGAGGTATAATTCTGCCAATCTCAAAATTTGAATATTATCATCGCTGCCAGATTTTTGATATTTGGTTGGGTAGTATACGCCCACATTGTCATCAAATGCGATAAGAGCTCCGCGTTCATCATCCGATCGAGAAGTCACCATTTCAGCATATTCGTCATGAATAGCGATATCGCCACGGCCACCTCCACTTGAGGGATAATACCAGAACCGAATGTCATTAGCATCGGTGGTATTATAGGCCAGTTCGAAGATTGCTTCAGAGGTGTTTTCGTCGATAAAAATATCGGCGAAGTTTTCTACCAGTTCAAAGTTTGAGTTGCCAATCACATCTGTGGCGTATTGTTCGGCAAGATCAAAGTCTTGGGTATAAAGGTAATACCGTGAAAACAATGCCTGTACGGCAGCTCCAGATACGCGATTGGGAGAATCAAATCCCGATAACCGGCTTTCGGCGGCTTGTAAATCTGACTTTACCTGGTTGTAAGAAGCTTCAATAGATGCCCGTTCGGGAAAACTGCTTTCATCAATTTGGCGGGAGGGTTCGGTAGGAAGGGGAACGCCCATTGTTCCAGCCTCACCGGGAACACCGCCAAAGGTTCGTGTTAAGTCGAAGAAAGCTAATGCTCGAATGAAGTAAGCCTCTCCTAAAATTTGATCCTTATTTTCCTGTGAAATCTCGTCAAGATTCTGAACATCGGTAATAATATTGTTCGCATGATTTACCGCTGCATAGGCCTGTGACCACAGGTTTCGGTTTTCCAGGTTTCCAGGTGATGTTACATAGGTGTCCATTTCTCGATAAAAATCCCAAGTACCAACGCTTTGGGAAATATCGGAAGTAACATCACTTATAATTTGAAAGTTGCTGCCGTAATAATCATTGGATTGCAATTGACTATATAAGCCATTTAATGCTGCATTGGCACTTTTAAGATCCCGGATGGCATTATCTTCTGATATTGCAGTCTGGGGATCCTGATTTAATACGTCACAGCCTGAAGCTGTTATAAATGTGATGAGAAAAATTATGTTTAAATATTTCATAAGTAAAAATCCTTTATCAGTTAAAAAGTGATATCAAAGCCGCCCATGATGGTTTTGGACTGTGGCATCGTATAAAATTCGATTCCCCGCGTAAGCTGTGTGGTAGCAGTGGCTGTTACTTCGGGATCAAGACCGCTGTAGTTAGTAAAAGTCAACAGATTTTGTCCTGTTACGTAAAAGCGGGCTCGTGAGATGTTAAAACCAAGCTTTGATAAAAAGGAATCGGGGATGGTATATCCGAGCGTGGCGTTTTTGAGTCGGATATATGAACCGTCTTCCACAAATCGCGATGGGCGAAGGTTACCGGCGTAATTGGAACTGGTCATTTTAGGCACCATTGTTTGATCACCTGGTTCTTGCCAGCGATCCAGTTGCGATGACAGATAACTGGTATTACGAGTACCACCGTGCTCCTGGAAAAATCGGTTCCAATTTAACTGATCGTTACCGTAACTGTATTGAAAAAAGACAGAAAGGTCGAACCCTTTGAAATTAAATTTATTGGTTATTCCACCGAAAAAGTCGGGATTTGCATCGCCTACAATCTTACGGTCAGAATTAGGGTTAAAACTTCCATCGCCATCGACATCCTCAAAAATAGGTTCGCCGGTTTCGGAATCTACCCCAAGTTGATTGTGAAAATAGAAGGAGTACATAGGGTATCCTTCTTGATAACGGTAGATATCACGATTGTATACATTAAAGGGCGAAGCGAGTCGTGTTACTTCATTGCGATTTCCGGCAATATTAAATTGCACATTCCAGTTAAAATCGTCTCGCTGGATGGCATCGGCGTTAATGGCCAGTTCCATACCTTTGTTTTCGAGGGCACCAAAGTTTTGTACGAGCTCTTCAAATCCGGTTGACATGGGTACCGGTACTGCTAAAAGCAGATCTTTGGTCTGTTTGTCATAGTAATCGTACATGATTGTCACACGATCTTCCCATAAACCAAGATCAAACCCGATATCAAGCTGACTGGTAGTTTCCCATTTTAAGTTGGGATTGGAAAGCTGCTCGGGACTTGTTCCGGGGCTGTCGGTATAACTTTCGCCGCCCCAGAGTCCTTGTGCTTGAAAGTTGTTGATTCCGCTTTGGTTTCCGGTAATCCCGTAACTACCTCTTAATTTGAGGTTACTGATCCAGTTAACATTAAAGAACTCTTCTTCTGAAGGAACCCAACCTAATGCTATAGATGGGAAGGTACCCCATTGGTTATTTTCTCCAAATCTTGAAGATCCGTCTCGTCGCAAGGTAATAGTTGCCAAATATTTTCTGTCGTAATCATATTTTATACGACCGAAGAAAGATGCAATACCCCAGCTTGTTCCTGTTGAGGAAGCTGTTTGGACGGCGGCATCTTCAATACGCTGGAAATCATCACTTGGAAACTGTTGTCCTGTTGCGGTTGTTCGCTCAAAAGATGATTCCTGGTAACTGGTACCAATTAGCGTTGAAAAGTTGTGGTTCCCTGTATTATAGAGATAGCTTAGCGTATTTTCTCCGGTCCAGTTGCTGGTTAAGGCGACCGTAGAAAGAGCATCACCATTGACGGCTGCACCGCCATTTGTTAAACTGTTGTCGTATCGATCTTCTTTGACTTCGTTGTAGTCGTAGCTCCAGCTGGAACGGAATGTGAGTCCGGGGAAGAATTCATATTCTCCAAAAACATTTCCAACAAAGCGGTTTACATCCATATTGAAATCGACTTCTTCTGCCGCTGCAATAGGATTTTCAAAAATACTGAATTTAGTATAAGAGCCATCCTCTTGGTAATATGGAAGATTAGGGGGCAAGAAGTACACTCCGCCCAGAACTCCGGTAATATTGTCGTTATTTCGAGCCCGATTTCTATTTGAAAACGAATAGGTTAGGCTGGTACCGACGGTGAGATTTTCTGTCGCATTAAGATCCAGATTTACACGAGCACTGTTACGCTTGTAGGTGGCCGGTTTTACAACACCGTCTTGTTTAAAATTTGATCCGGATATCGAATATTTAACTGTTTCATTTCCGCCGCTGAGTGTAACATCATAATTACGAATTGTCCCCGTACGAAAGACCGGATCGGCCCAGTCAGTATTGGTCGCATTTTGTGGGTTGGCATAGGGTTCGGCTTCCCCGTTATTACGTGCTGCTTCGTTCATAAGCATTTCGAATTCTGAGCCGCTAACCAGGTCTGGCATATTTACTGGTTCTTCAAATCCATAGTAACTACTTACTTCAATAGAGGGCGCAGCATCGTCGCCACGTTTTGTAGTAATGAGTACGACTCCATTTGCTGCACGTGCTCCATAGATAGCAGTGGCTGAAGCATCTTTTAATACTTCAATAGATTCAATATCTGATGGGTCGATATCAGCCAGAGCACTGGTTGTTGCTCCACCGAGATCCAGCCCAAAGTTTCCGGTTTCAATTGGAACGCCATCTACAATATAAAGTGGATCACTACCCCCGGAAATTGAGGTTGTTCCCCTAATTTTGACAAAAATTCCACCGCCCGGGGTTCCGGAATTACTGCTAACTTGAACGCCAGCTGCCCGACCTTGCATAAGTTGATCACTGCCGGCTACCGGAGTGTTTTGAATATCTTCCGAGTTTACGGATGATACAGAGCTTGTTAGTGTTTTACGGTCTTGTTCTCCGTATCCTACTACAACTACATCTTCAAGCATTTCAACATCTTCTTGTAGCTGTACGTCTAAAGTGGTCTGTTGACCTACCTCGACTTCTTGTGAGACGTAGCCGATATAGCTAAATACTAAGATTGCATCCGGTCCGGATACTTCAATTTCAAAATGTCCCTCATTGTCAGTACTGGCTCCATTTGTGGTTCCTTTTTCAAGTACGTTAACGCCGGGTAGTGTACTACCGTCTCCGGCCGAGGTAACGGTACCGCTGACTGTTATTTGGGCAAACGAAATAGAAGCAGAAATAGATAGAATAAGGAGTGTTGCCCAGAAAAATCGTATTGTTTGTTTGGTAATTGCCGTTGGTATAGGTATAGATTTAACTATACCTGTGGTGTTAAGTGTCATATTGTATCCCTGTTTTATTATTAATTGTGATGGGAAATATTATTTACCCATACGTCCTTCTATTGTTTTTATAGGTTGCTGTAACCTCCTTGACATAGGGTCAAGGTTCGTAGTCCTTTATTATTAATAGATGACTTTCTAAGTCTTTTCACACAGTAGCTCATCAAGCGTATAATTTCAATCATTTATTAAAATTTTTTAATAGGTGAAGTCATAGCTATTAATGCATTAAGGCTATTGAGTGTAAATAGTTGATGGCCTTGACTTTAGGATGGAAGGGACGAAGAGTTTTTTGGGATAGTTTAAGGAGAGATGAAGGAGATAGGTTTATTTTTCCAGCAGCTCATATTGTGCGATGTGAGCGAAGATGTGCTAATTAAGCTAAAAATAATTTCTATAGGTCAAGATCGTACTCCTTAATGTTGATTTGAATTGAGATAATGATGTAATTTTTTGAGATCAGAAAAGTCAATTTTAAATCAACAAGTTGCCTGATAAAGAATTAGATAGATCGGCTGTAATCCTTCTTTTTTATGATTATTTTCAGAGCTTATGAAAACAACCGGATTTGTAGCCAGACGTTATCTTTTTTCGCGAAAGCACATCTCGCTGATCTCTACTTTAACAATTATCAGTATTGTTGGGGTAACGATTGGTACAGCGTTATTGATTGTAGTGTTGTCGGTATTCAACGGTTTTTTTGACGTGATTCAGGGATTTCTCCTCCAGAATGATCCAGATCTGCGTATAGAATCGACTACTTCGAATTCATTTCTCTATGCCGGGGATATGGAGCAGCAACTTGCTGGCATTCCCGAAGTGCAATCCTTGACTTCTTATGTGGAAGGGAAGGCCCTTTTGGCGTTTGAGCGTGGTGATGATCAAGTAGTTCAGGTTCGGGGGATTAATTCAGAAGAATATTTCGAAGTAAGTGACCTGGATCAAAGTATCAGTGATGGAAAGTTGGACCTGTCGGTTCAAAACCGAAGGCCGGGAATGTTGCTTAACGAGCGCTTGATGAATGAGCTGAATTTACGTATTGGCGATGAGGTCGTACTTTTAAGTGCGGCCGGGATGCGGAAATCGCTGACTCAGTTTTCATTACCCCGCAGCTTTCGTTTTGAAATACGAGGGGCGTATTCCCAAATTCAAATTACCGACGGACCGGGAGTATACGTAGATAAGGAAGCAGCTCAGAGATTATTCGAACTTCGAAATAAAGTTTCGGGTATCGATATTCGATTAGTTGATACGGATCAAGCGGAATCAGTTAAGAAAACAGTTGCGTCTTTGTTAGGGGCCGGCTTTGAAATTTCTACCTGGTACGACTTGCAGAAACCGCTCTACGATGTAATGTATCTCGAAAAATGGAGTTCCTATATCATTTTAATGATTATCGTACTGGTAGCAGTGCTCAATATTATTGGTTCGCTGACGATGATCGTTATCCAAAAAAACAGGGATATTGGAATATTGCTTACCATGGGTTTTACGCCATCAGACATCAAAAATATTTTCGTACGCCAAGGACTTTATATTGGTCTTATTGGTTGTGTAATAGGTGGGGGAGTAGGTTTGTTGCTAAGCTGGCTACAGCAACAATATGGGCTCATAAAACTGTCATCTGCTTTTATTATTGATGCCTATCCCGTAAGTATTAGTTATGTAGATGTGAGCATTGTACTTGTGGGAAGTTTGCTGCTGTGCCTGTTGGCCAGCTGGTATCCAGCCAAAAGAGCTGCGCAAGTAGATCCGGCTGATGCTATTCGCTACGATTAGCTTATTCTTGTAATCCTAATTTTTTGCAGATGTTGCTGAGTTGCTCCAGTTCTTCGTCCGAAAGCACCTCAAATTCTTTTTTGATTCTGGCCAAGTGTTTTGGAAAGTAGTTGGAAATAAAATCTTCGCCTTCCTCGGTTAAATGAATGAGCATGGAACGTCGATCTTCTGGATCTTGGTGACGTTCTACCCAACCGCTTTTTTCGAGGTTATCGATAACGAGCGTAATATTACCTCCACTTTTCAGGAGCTTTTCGCCCAACGCCTTTTGATTGAGAGGGCCTAAATGCAGGAGCGCTTCCAATACTCCAAATTGACTTACGGTTAGTCCGGCATCGCTCAGCTGCCGATTCAACCTGTTGTTTAGTGAATCAGTTGCCCTCATTAATTTAATAAATGCGTTTAGCGTCTTCTCTTCTCTGTCGCTTCCTTGATAGTGCGTACCCATTATTTTATCCTAAATTATTGAATATTGAATGATGCGCAACCATAAATATATGGTTTAACGAATGGGAAAGCCATTAAAGGTTATAGCTAATTGTAACGGGAGCGTGATCAGACAAATCCCAATCCATCTCAATAACAGCTTCTTCGGCAGCTTCGAGCATTTCTGGGCAGCTCATGTGGTAATCAATTCTCCAGCCCTTATTCCGTTCTTTTGATGCGGCCCGATAGCTCCACCAGCTGTATAAATCTTCTTCCCCTTCATGTAGGTTGCGGTATACATCCTCAAAACCAGTCTGTAACATTCGGGTAACCCACTCTCGTTCTTCAGGTAAAAATCCAGAGGTGTTTTTATTTCTCTTCGGATTGTGAATGTCAATGGGTTTGTGGCATATATTATAGTCTCCACAAAAAACAACAGGCTTATTTTTTGATAGAAATTTCTGTGCAAAAGGGAGGAAGTAATCCAGAAATTCCATTTTTAAATCTTGACGCTCATCGCCGGTTGTTCCGCTGGGCGCATAAATGGAGAAAACATAGAGATCTTCAAACTCTGCCATAATTACACGCCCCTCGTTGTCAACCCAGTCCAGGCCCAATCCTTTTTCTATGCGGATGGGTTCCTCCTTGGACAAAACTCCTACCCCCGAATATCCTTTTTTCTCGGCGGTGTGGTAAGCTTCGTGATAATCCAATTTCTGAACCGGACCGGGAACCTGATGTTTCATAGCGCGCAACTCCTGTAAGCAAATAATGTCGGGATCCGTTTGGTCTATCCAATCCGTAAAACCGTGTCGATGTGCCGCACGAATGCCGTTAACGTTTAGCGAAGAAATCTTAAGCATTGCATCTAATTATTAGCTGTAAAGAAATGAGACTTGGTAAAAATGAAGAACTTCGTGTTGCGTATTCCGTATAGTAAATTAATACGCAATACTTAATGTCATTTACTTGCTTTTAACAATCGCATAATTTCGCTTACCCACCTTCAACGTAAACTCAGTATCATCTTCAAAAGTCACGCTGTATCCCTTGTCAGATACTTTTTCATCGTCAATAGAGATGCCGCCCTGCTTGATGAGCCGCTTGGTTTGTCCGTTACTGTCGGTGAAGCCCGCGTCGGATACAATATCCAATAGCCGAACTTCGGTACCCACTTCATACTCAAGAGTTGGGGCATCATCAGGAATTGCATTCCCCACAACTGTTTTTTCGAAGTGCTCTCGAGCAGCTTTGGCTTTTTCCTCACCATGATAAATGCTGGTTATGGAAAGAGCCAGCTCGTGCTTGGTATTACGCGGATCTTCCTCAATTTTTTGTTTGTACTTGGGGAGTTCATCAACGTCTACCTCAGAAACCAACTCAAACCAAGAGTAGATTAAATCATCGGGGATGGAAAGCACCTTGCCATACATGTCATTAGCATCTTCGGTAATACCTATGTAGTTGTCATAGGATTTTGACATTTTTTTGGTCCCGTCAGTACCAACCAGCAAAGGCATCATTAAAGCAATTTGGGGCTCTTGACCGTCATCCTTTTGGAGTTCGCGTCCCACAAGCAGGTTAAATTTTTGATCTGTTCCACCCAGCTCAACATCCGACTGCAGGTGTACAGAATCTTGTCCCTGTGCCAGAGGATATAAGAATTCGTGTAGCGAAATGGGTTCGTTATTTTCGTAGCGTTTAGAGAAGTCATCCCGTTCAATCATACGAGCAACAGTTAACTTTGAGGTAAGCTTGATCACATCCTCAAAATTCATATTCCCCAACCACTCTGAGTTATAGACGATTGAAGTCTTTGCTTCATCCAGAATTTTAGTTGCCTGATCGAGATATGTTTTAGCATTTTCTTCGATCTCTTCGCGCGAAAGGGCAGGACGCGTTTCACTTTTACCAGTGGGATCTCCAATAAGTGCGGTAAAATCACCGATAATCAGGATAGCCTCGTGACCCAAATCCTGGAACTGGCGCAGCTTTCGAAGGATCACCGAGTGCCCCAAGTGTAAGTCGGGCCGGGTAGGGTCACAACCCAATTTTATCTTAAGGGGTTTACCTTCTTTTTTCGATTTCTTGAGCTTCTCGACAAGCTCTTCTTCAGGTACAATTTCAACTGTACCTCTTTTAATAACTTCTAATTGTTCTTCAACGGGTAAAAAATCCATAAATAATCAGGAATTGCTCTGTTGTTCTAAAAAGGGAAAGTTTTCAATTGGGTTATATTGCTCAAGCGTCTTCTGGATGGTTGTCGTAAAATCTTCTGCACCCGGATATATGGCAGCTACCGTATCATAAGACCAAGGTGCTAAATAAATAATGTACGAATAGGTTACCGAATTTTGTCGGGTTTCTTGCGATGGGATATTAAATCCGGCCAGAATTAACAAAAGGGCACTAATAACAATACCACTTTTCAGAAAGCCAAATCCTGCACCCGCAATACGATTTACAAAGTTGAGCTTAATAGTTTCTAAAAACTTTTTGCTTAGGAATGCCGCAAGATGGACTATGGATAATGTGCCGACAAATATGATAATAGCTGAAATAAAGGGAACAAAAGAAGCGCCTTCTTCAAAAAATGGTTTGATAGCTGTGCCAACAGGATCCATATATTGAAAGGTGAGAAAAACGCCCAAAATAATTCCAACAATACTGAACACTTCCTTAATAATACCGTTGACAAATCCCCGATAGCAGAAGTATGCAATGGGTAGGAGAATGACAAAGTCGAGGAGGTTCATTGGCTGGAAGTATTAAGAAAGTTCTTCTTTTACAACCTTGCTTACAACTGACCCTTCGGCTTTTCCTTTAAGTTCTTGCATGAGGGCGCCCATAACTTGTCCCATATCTGACATGTCGTTGGCCCCGAGTTCGTCAATTTTTTCACGAGCGATATCACGCACTTCTTCTTCGGAAAGCATTTCGGGCAAGTAGGAGTTGATGATTTCAAGCTCCTCTTTTTCAGATTCAGCTAAATCATTCCGATCGCCTTTTTCAAACTGCTCAATCGATTCCTTGCGCTGCTTGGCCGCTTTCATGAGCACTTCAATACTTTGCTCATCAGAAAGTTCGCCTTCTCCGCCTTTGCGCTCACTAATTTCGCGTTCCAGCAGTTTTGATTTTAATGACCGGAGTACACGAAGCTTATCTTGCTCTTTATTTTTCATGGCTTGTTTAAGATCGGCCATGATTTGGTCTTTAATAGCCATAATACGTGGATTGGTGGTTATAAAAACATGTATAAAAGCACATGCTCATAAAAAAAGGCTCCATCCACCTTTGCGGATGCAACCTCTTTTTAAATCAAAAAAAGAGTGTTAGTCTTTATTTTCTTTAATAAAGTCCTGCACATTATCTTCGTCAATAATGGCTTCTTTATAACCATACTTATTGTTGGCCGTTTTTTGCGCAACAATAACTTTTGCCATGCGTCGGTCACCCGACTTTTGTTCTGTTTCGTTGGTTCCAAACGTTTTCTTCTTGGCCATAATGCTAATGCTGGTCTTACGTTATTTAATTTCTTTGTGAACAGTATGCTTGCGAAGTACCGGGTTGTATTTTTTCAACTCCAAACGATCAGGAGAGTTACGTCGGTTTTTGGTAGTGTGATACC belongs to Fodinibius sp. Rm-B-1B1-1 and includes:
- a CDS encoding RagB/SusD family nutrient uptake outer membrane protein, which encodes MKYLNIIFLITFITASGCDVLNQDPQTAISEDNAIRDLKSANAALNGLYSQLQSNDYYGSNFQIISDVTSDISQSVGTWDFYREMDTYVTSPGNLENRNLWSQAYAAVNHANNIITDVQNLDEISQENKDQILGEAYFIRALAFFDLTRTFGGVPGEAGTMGVPLPTEPSRQIDESSFPERASIEASYNQVKSDLQAAESRLSGFDSPNRVSGAAVQALFSRYYLYTQDFDLAEQYATDVIGNSNFELVENFADIFIDENTSEAIFELAYNTTDANDIRFWYYPSSGGGRGDIAIHDEYAEMVTSRSDDERGALIAFDDNVGVYYPTKYQKSGSDDNIQILRLAELYLNRAEARARQQTPNLTGALSDLNEIRNRAGLQDTTGTGVDEPEEVLQAIEKERGIEFIEEGHRWHDLVRTGRATTVLTNIDRSNSDPVSLDNPGRLVFPIPSRDIDANDNLDQNEAYQ
- a CDS encoding VPS10 domain-containing protein, yielding MATIVALLFMGISFSAEAQRFGGSDQAEGIDEVSFEAPYLQNLEYRNIGPFRGGRSVAVTGHPDQPDTYYTGFTGGGVYKTTDGGKNWMNVSDGDFKTGSVGALTAAPSNSNVIYAGMGETCIRGNMSAGDGMYKTTDGGKNWEHIGLPESHFIGEIAVHPKNEDVAWVAVMGHAFGTEGNEERGVYKTTDGGDNWEKVLYHNKFTGAVDVEVDPTNPNILYASLWEAYRNPWEMSSGGEGSGLYKSTDGGETWTNISERPGMPKGLMGKIGVAISPVNPDRVWTIIESDNGGVFRSDDSGKTWNRVNSERNLRQRAWYYTHIVADTEDEDEVYVLNVGFYKSTDGGESFDRIGTPHGDHHDLWIDPNDGDRMVIADDGGGQVSYNEGKSWSEYHKYATAQFYQVITDNEFPYRIYGAQQDNSTVGIKSRTADYGIETRDWHPVAGGESGYIAPDPENPNVTYGGSYGGYFNKFNDFTDQSDRIDVWPDNPMGAGAEDLKYRFQWTFPIYISPHNPDILYATSQFVHRSDNEGMSWDTISKDLTRNDKSKQGESGGPITKDDTSVEYYNTIFTFAESPVEPGVLWTGADDGLIHVSRDNGDSWTEVTPKGMPEAMASIIDPSPHDAGTAYLAATRYKFDDFQPMLYKTDDYGKSWTKITTGIPSKDFTRVIREDPNKEGLLYAGTETGVYISFNDGELWQPLQLNLPAVPITDLTIHKRDKDLVVATQGRSFWVLDDLSVLHQLGENVTESDYYLYQPETTYLFGNHTEPEPGQTLGENPKDGVVVHYNLNTEISDQEVELQFAESDGDVIRTFSNKEDLDGNEVKESEEFHEKENEVPSDVLTTKQGQNTFVWNMEYPGAADLDGRQILWAGSTDGPSAVPGTYEVRLIVDDQTLMSQQFEITKDPRIDVTQDDFEAQFDLHETIISKLDTTHKTINRIREVREELNGIKSDYSNNQEVQERVDAMLTTLSDVEGELMQTKAESFQDVLNYPIKLNNKLASLANTVGSGDGRPTEQQYAVYEELANKVDEQFKRIEPILEGDASELIQEMDQEAIPIEN